The Shewanella mangrovisoli genome has a window encoding:
- a CDS encoding Maf family protein, with protein MNLVLASTSPRRKELLTHIGLGRAEFRFTQVAPDIDETPRAAELPRDYVQRLAAEKAQAGLALCSGMSQPAVLGSDTIVVLENEILGKPVDEADAKRVLRALSGKAHTVMTAVALAKTEHTSVRLVETLVRFCVLSDADIDAYVASQEPMDKAGSYGIQGLGGCFVESIEGSYSCVVGLPLVETRELLSEAGIR; from the coding sequence GTGAATTTAGTCTTAGCCTCAACCTCGCCGCGCCGTAAAGAGTTATTGACTCATATTGGTTTGGGCCGCGCTGAGTTTCGTTTTACTCAAGTGGCGCCGGATATCGACGAAACCCCGAGGGCAGCTGAGTTACCACGCGACTATGTACAGCGCCTCGCGGCCGAAAAAGCACAGGCAGGGCTTGCATTATGCTCAGGCATGTCACAGCCTGCTGTATTAGGTTCTGATACTATCGTGGTGCTTGAAAACGAAATATTAGGTAAGCCTGTTGATGAGGCCGATGCCAAGCGGGTATTGCGCGCACTTTCTGGCAAGGCGCACACTGTGATGACGGCAGTCGCCTTAGCCAAGACAGAGCATACCTCAGTGCGTTTAGTCGAAACCTTAGTGCGTTTTTGCGTGCTGTCGGACGCTGACATTGATGCCTACGTTGCCTCACAGGAGCCAATGGATAAGGCTGGCAGTTATGGGATCCAAGGTTTAGGCGGTTGTTTTGTCGAATCTATTGAAGGGAGTTACTCCTGCGTCGTGGGCTTGCCCTTAGTGGAGACACGTGAGCTGTTATCCGAGGCGGGAATACGCTAA
- the mreD gene encoding rod shape-determining protein MreD: MSLQAANGRLVVWLTLFVGLLSQIMPLPSIVEAWRPDWLLMILIYWSIALPHRYNILTAWLMGLALDILLGATLGVRSLAMSLVIYMAILHCQRLRNFPKWQQALVVMVLIVIYHLIIYWVEFVMDGAKFHTDLFLPALSGLVFWPWIFWILRRIRRHYKVR; the protein is encoded by the coding sequence ATGAGTTTACAAGCTGCAAATGGCAGACTCGTAGTATGGCTGACCCTATTTGTCGGGCTGTTAAGTCAGATTATGCCGCTGCCTTCGATTGTCGAAGCTTGGCGCCCTGACTGGTTATTGATGATCCTGATCTACTGGTCGATTGCGTTGCCCCACAGATATAACATTCTCACGGCTTGGCTGATGGGATTGGCCCTCGATATTCTGCTTGGCGCCACCTTAGGTGTGCGCTCGCTCGCCATGTCATTAGTGATTTATATGGCGATTTTGCACTGCCAACGTTTGCGTAACTTCCCTAAGTGGCAACAGGCGCTGGTGGTGATGGTGCTGATCGTTATCTATCACCTGATTATCTATTGGGTCGAGTTTGTGATGGATGGCGCTAAGTTCCATACGGATCTGTTTTTACCCGCGTTATCGGGCCTAGTGTTTTGGCCGTGGATTTTTTGGATTTTGCGTCGAATTCGACGTCATTATAAGGTGCGTTAG
- the mreC gene encoding rod shape-determining protein MreC → MKPIFVRGISNQFRLTLAIILSVILLAANHRLDPARESLSSALSPIQYLASVPSAILDWSSESFATRNMLALQNKELLRQQLLMSERLQRFEHLRQENERLRALLGSPAYQDSRKMVAEVMEVASDPSHHYVVLNHGSRSGVFVGQPVVDAQGVVGQVVQVSEMTSRVLLLSDVSHGLPVRITRNDVRLVANGTGELDEIELRHVAKSTDIRVGDLLVTSGLGNRFPEGYPVARVMEVLTEDGQSYARVTAQPLAALDRIRYLLLIWPSPDSGVTLPNQIPVPAADHPAEEAKPDAGNGNANPQGTTSNATVPSTAAPNSTVPNTTAPNAAAAPSNANGASNAATTQPPAEVH, encoded by the coding sequence ATGAAGCCTATTTTTGTTCGTGGTATTTCGAACCAGTTCCGTTTAACACTGGCAATTATCCTGTCGGTGATTTTGCTCGCCGCAAATCACCGCCTCGATCCTGCCCGTGAATCCCTTTCATCAGCCTTAAGCCCCATCCAATACCTTGCGAGTGTGCCCAGTGCGATCCTCGATTGGTCATCGGAGAGTTTTGCTACCCGCAATATGTTGGCATTGCAAAATAAAGAGTTGTTAAGGCAACAATTATTAATGAGTGAGCGTCTGCAGCGCTTCGAACATCTGCGTCAGGAAAACGAGCGTTTACGCGCTCTGTTAGGGTCGCCAGCCTATCAGGATTCCCGCAAGATGGTGGCCGAAGTGATGGAGGTGGCCAGCGACCCTTCCCATCATTATGTGGTGCTGAACCACGGTTCGCGCAGTGGGGTATTTGTCGGTCAACCCGTTGTTGATGCCCAGGGCGTCGTCGGCCAGGTTGTACAGGTCAGTGAGATGACGAGCCGCGTGCTCTTGCTCTCCGATGTGTCCCACGGTTTACCCGTGCGAATTACCCGTAACGATGTGCGTTTAGTGGCTAACGGTACTGGTGAACTCGATGAGATTGAACTACGCCATGTGGCCAAGAGTACCGATATTCGGGTGGGCGATTTATTGGTAACCTCAGGCCTTGGTAATCGCTTCCCCGAAGGTTATCCGGTGGCGCGGGTCATGGAAGTCTTAACCGAAGACGGTCAGAGTTATGCGCGTGTCACGGCTCAACCGTTAGCGGCGCTCGATAGGATTCGTTATCTGCTGTTGATTTGGCCATCCCCAGATTCTGGCGTGACTTTGCCAAATCAAATTCCTGTGCCAGCTGCGGATCATCCTGCGGAAGAGGCTAAACCCGATGCGGGTAATGGCAATGCGAATCCTCAAGGCACGACTTCTAATGCAACCGTGCCTAGTACCGCAGCACCTAATAGCACTGTACCTAATACGACCGCGCCGAACGCCGCTGCGGCGCCAAGCAATGCCAATGGTGCATCGAACGCTGCTACCACTCAACCGCCAGCCGAGGTGCACTAA